A window of Aeromicrobium duanguangcaii genomic DNA:
CGCGCGCGACGGTCCAGTCCCGGCTGCGCAAGCTGGAGGAGTCCGGCGTCATCACCGGCTACGCCCCCGACATCGACCTGGCCGCCGCCGGGCACCCGGTGCAGGCGTTCGTGACCCTGCAGATCGTCCAGGGCTCCATCGACGCCGTCACCGAGGAGCTCATGTCGCTGCCGAGCGTTCTCGAGGCGTTCATCACCAGTGGTGAGGCCGACATCGTCTGCAAGATCGCCGCGACGTCCCATGAGGACCTGAAGGACACGCTGCTGCACATCAGCGGTTCGGGGTCCGTGGCGCGCACCAGCAGCGTGATCGTGCTGTCCGAGCTGGTTCCCCCGCGGGTTCTGCCCATCCTGCGCCGTGGAGCGACCGAACCTCCGCCGCGCGCACCCGCGTTCCGCTGACACCCCTTCAGCTGCGACCGCCGAGGGTGGACCATCGAAGGTATGAGGGCGATCGCGGTGGTGGCGCAGGATGCTCGCGCGGACACGATCGTCCACGCGCTGCGCTCCGCGGGATTCGAGGACAGCGTGGCCTCTGACGCCCGGTCGCTGACCGCCAGGCGCAACGGCGACTTCGACCTCCTCGTCCTCGATCCGGCGGTCACCGGGACGCTCGGGGCCCCACTGCTCGATCAGCTGCGCGACGAGCAGCCGGCACTCCCGATCATCCTGCTGGCCTCGGACGACGAGACCACCCGTGAGGTGGTCGCCCGCGTGCGGGAGCACTTCACGCCGGCGGACCACTCCCCCGACGGCGACGGCGTGGCCACCGCCGAGGTGCGGCTCGACGCCCAGGGCAGGCGCGCGTACGTGGGCGAGCGTGAGGTCACCCTCTCGCCACGGGAGTTCGCCCTGGCCTCGACCCTGCTGCGCCACCGGGGCCAGACCCTCTCGCGCGAGCAGCTGCTCGAGCACGTGTGGGGCTCCGACGCCGGGCTGCGCTCGAACATCGTCGACGTGTACGTCGGCTACCTGCGCAGGAAGCTCGGCAGCGACGTCGTCACCACCGTGCGGGGCCTGGGCTATCGCGTGGGCTGACTCAGACCAGCGGACGCCACGGGCGCAGCAGACGCTCGTAGAGCCGCGCGATGGTGGGACGCGAACGCCAGGTGGTGACGTCGAGCACCTCGGCCTTCTGCGCATCGCGCTCGAAGATCCGGCCCATGCCCTCGGCGAGCTTCTCGTCGAGGATCT
This region includes:
- a CDS encoding winged helix-turn-helix transcriptional regulator gives rise to the protein MRAIAVVAQDARADTIVHALRSAGFEDSVASDARSLTARRNGDFDLLVLDPAVTGTLGAPLLDQLRDEQPALPIILLASDDETTREVVARVREHFTPADHSPDGDGVATAEVRLDAQGRRAYVGEREVTLSPREFALASTLLRHRGQTLSREQLLEHVWGSDAGLRSNIVDVYVGYLRRKLGSDVVTTVRGLGYRVG
- a CDS encoding Lrp/AsnC family transcriptional regulator — protein: MVDRLDVALIEAMHDHPRVGDLELSRLLGVARATVQSRLRKLEESGVITGYAPDIDLAAAGHPVQAFVTLQIVQGSIDAVTEELMSLPSVLEAFITSGEADIVCKIAATSHEDLKDTLLHISGSGSVARTSSVIVLSELVPPRVLPILRRGATEPPPRAPAFR